The Sabethes cyaneus chromosome 3, idSabCyanKW18_F2, whole genome shotgun sequence DNA window GAAGCTCTACCTTCCTTTGTGGGGTGGGGTGAACCAACCACCAAAttgcagataataactagttctacaaatgtcccatatacaactttgccacattttgctcggctgagtcGGTGACAGTGccgaaatgaatgaaaattgagtcaaagtgatcgaaccatccctggctgAAACCTGACATGAGTGGAGACGAGGAAGGAAATCTggattacaaacgagcgcgtggTCGTCGGGTGGAAGCAGTCAATGAGCAGCTTAATGGCGATATAAGTGAAGTAAGCAAAACGGAAGTTAATCTGGGAGTACCCAGAAAGGAACAATTCCCCGCAGAATGgttcttcattggataatttctaagaTTTCGGTAGAGGAGAATGTGCTGGATGAGTAGATGGACGGTACGGTTTATCCCGTCCACAAAAAGAAcaatcggctcgactgctgtaCTTACCACGGTATTACGCGGtttaacgccgcctacaaggtgctctcccagatttggtTACGTCGCCTATCCCTAATagtaagagaattcgtaggacagtatcaggtgggctttatagTGCTACAACGGGTCAAATTTTCAGACTCAGACAATTCCTTCCgatatgtcgggagtacaatatGTATATCATACAATATCATATTTGCATGGATTCcaaagcatacgatacagttgagcgtGAAGAGGTATGAAAGTTAGTGCACGAGAACGGTTATCCGGACAAACTAACATGACGGATAGCTACCTGAAGCGAGTGATGTTCTACGCGCGTTTCTGTAACACTCTCGAATTCTATCGAAACGCTCGAAACGGTCCCGTATGCTatcatcgctattgaaggtgtaagctagcgtcaaaacaagaggaacgaacttcagcaaaagtaaccaactcctagcagacgatcttgacatcattactagaaaccttggaacggcggaggcaatctacaccgatCTAAAAACGCAGTGTCGTACACCTGCCAAGTCACAAGAATGTACCACCGATACCCTGAATAGAGAGACCCTACGTACTGGATAGCttaaccaggttgaagctgGCTTACAAGTGCTGAGATCCTCAACGAATTCGCGACAAGTAGCCTAGGACGAGTACATAGCACCTAGCCACTCCGTCTCCATACGGTGTAGTTTCTTCTGTTCCTTTAACAATGTGTGCCTAGCTGAATTCTTGGCGAATTTTACATTGGTTTTCGGTGCCGTTTCGACGATAATTAAGGAGAACGTAGCGCCCGTGAAGCGTTCACTCACTTCGACGCTCTCGGTGTACCACATTGCGACGCCCGCCCGTACGTCCAGTCCAAGGGTCGTAAGTACGAAAAGGCTTGTGGCCGTCGCAGCAGCTGTGGTTTCAAGAACTTCGGCAAACCCGATCATCGAACAGgttaaaaaaggaaataacATGTAATTCCTTTGTGAATTTAAGTGAAAAGGGTTCGACCATTAGGATTTATGCATTTCGGATTAATGAGATATACTGTCGTAAGTCCCATGCcggaaacaaaaattattgtgTTCTTTATTCTTCTTCAATTCGTTCTAGCGATCTGGATAAACACTGATAAATGTTAATAATAAAGGATACGTAAAGGTATGCACATTTATAGTAAATCTACTGCTTACTatgttagtaaattttctttGACTTTCGTTGAAACCTGGACAAATTCCGTTTCGATTCCGCTGAAGTACAAAGAGTTGATGTAACTGcgtagtaaaataataaatttctgCATTGTACGATACTCGTAACCAAGAATACATATATAAAACtataagataaaaataaaatataccaTCCCGATtattgtttaaaaatatttcatttgtttacCTTCCGTATAAAGTTAAAAAAGTTATGCTGAATagttttctcttttccattGTTTCAATTTGTATGTGCACGCACATGTTGCATTCTTGAAGAACGCGAAACTAAACGGTTGCTTTGAATTACAATACCATGGGTCCCACCTTACTGGTGGGTGTTAAAAATAAGTACAATAAGCAATATTATATGCAGAAATGTGCATTCGCTGGTTTACTCTTCTAAATACGATACCTGCACCTGTGCTGAAACTTTTCCTTCGCACCGTTAGTCAATCAAGTCTTGCCCTGCACGCTTGACGCATTCTGTTGGTATCTTCTTATGGAAGTAGATATTGCCgtcgtgatttatagaaaatcGAAAAGTCACACGATGGCGAAGGAATTAGTCGCTTGTTTAGGATATCTTCTTTATTTTGAAACTCTTGTTTTTAATTACCACCGTTAACTAATAAAATCAATAGAATATAAATTTTGGGATTATGTTCTTAGCTCTTTTTCTTTGCATTGGTTCCTACTACAAATATTTAATAagttcatacatttttttgggtctttttttgtaaaaacattattttagaaaaagattttttgttttataatttttttcagcttttttttttgttttttaatgataGAAGCATTCCACTTTAAAACAACTACAACTCGCAAGTGATCGACCTTGAATAATGGGATTATTAGTTTTGTCTTATACGATAGTTTATACTGTTAGTGTAATGTTGGTATTGTAATCTTTTCGAAAAGAGATGTTTTCTTTTTAACTTTATAGGATGTTGCTGTCGATACGATTATTGTTTCAATTAGTCGTAGAAAAATGTGTTTTGATTAAAACGGAACCATTGTGCAGGCCGATTTGGAATGCAACGATCTGCCACCTATCGAAGCTCGGTCGTACAATGCCTCCTTACTTTTAAATAATCCAGCCATCCGATCGTCGTTAGGATGAATCTTCTCGGCAAGCGGGATGAAATTTTTCGAGAAGCTGGTCGTTTGACTGAAGTTATCGAAGATTTAATTTTAATCAAAACACACCCACGCATCTTCGCCTGAATAACTGTTATGTTGATGGTATTCTACTCCTCGATGCTGTAAATCATGAAGAGATATTCATTTTTCTGCTCAATCTCAATATGCGGTGGAGTCAACGGTGTCTTCGGGCTAACCAGCTGGAATCCTACGAAGGAAAATGTGCGTACCAGATTCGGGCGATCGAGTCGGTCCTTGCGGATGCACAAGACGACACCGTCGCATTCTagtttttcttcagcaaattcCAACAATGACATGAACGAATGCTTTGATGCCTCGTGGGACATGGCTGACGGTAGGTTCACGTATAGCATGTTATCCATCGGACTGAAGATCTGCGGGAAACATATATAGTTGATGATTTGTGATAGTTTAGATTCTTCTATTCGATTGCGTGGAAATACACAAAATCTTGTAACAAGACATAATCAAACTGTCGTATGACGTTGGACACACCAATTACTCAATTTGGGCAATTCCACGACGTTTTGGAGCGGTGTATGCAGAGAGCTTAAGTTCAATGATGCTCACAGTTTTGGCCTGTATGTCTCAGCTTTTTGTAGTTTTATTTTTGGGAGTGTTATTACTGACGgctgttgatttttgaaaattttcattttttacttaTGTCTATCATTCCTGGAGGCAATGTGCCCATTGGGCATTAGGATTGTTTTATAGAAAGAATGCCTTGGGAGGTTTGAGGAGTGCACTATCTGAgaagtttagtgtttcgtaatAGTTTCAATACTAAGAATTGTCATAAGCCTTTTTTCAGTTTACAGTCCACTGTTTCCGCAGTTGTTATACGGTATGGATAGTTGGCGGTTTGAGTGTTCAGTCGTAGTATATAGATCTGAGAAATTTTAGCCGGATTTGTAATGGCTGATTTGAATGTTTCCGCTATTTGGCGACGAATTGCTACTTTCAGGTAATAAATCAAACATCACGGACTATGTTGTTTGATTTGTAACCGCTCTTTATCTACTATGGCAATCTGACACAATCTGACTATGAGCCTGACAGAGCAAGATGAATTAATTTCGATGCGATACGACGTAGCCAATATCTCACGTAACAATGATTTATTCAATCATTCGGATCATGACTCAGAATTGTAGAAGGTTGtgaaatatcaataaaattTCTTACGTTAACTGTTCATAACAGTCAAGTTTGACAGGATCTCATCTAGTCTATGCAGAATGAGAGCGAACAAGTTACTACCATAGTTACTATTCCCATATCAAGATTTTTCGCAAAATTTCTTTTATAGCATTTACAATTCAACTTCTGGACTTCTGAACAATAGATTAACATTAACACATTAATTTACTAATTGTTAGTTAGGAGCGCTTcgatttataaatatttttgccAACAAATTAAAGCTGTATATAGAAAGATACAGGTTCCTGAACCGAAAATTCAATAGGCCCAAAAAAAATTATGGCCTGCAAAGGTGAACAATTATTTTCCTATGCGTATGTCTTATGCTGAACAGAAAATCATTAGTACCATTTTCTGAATAATGTTGGTGAGCTTTAAACGGAGAACAAAACTTACCGTTTCCCAGGTGCTGTACTTTTGCTCTGTGACATATagtttcaacgtgatatgcgtCGGAGCTGGCTGGTTTAGAACTTCTTGAATAACGGCTGCTTCATGTTGGTTCATGAAGTCCACGGTTGACTCGGTGGAATCTAGATCTATGTATTCAGACGAAGCGGTGGTGGTCGAATCAATTGATGTTTTGCGATTGTATTCTGAAATAACAAGACCAATAAACCAACGACAGTGCGaataattttttagtatatctATAACAGTAATTGATTACGTACCTTTTAAGGCGGACGCCCTATCATGGTCGGTTCTGAGTGTTGGGACATCAGGACCACCACAGCGGTCCTACAGCCAAAGAAACACAGTAGGAGTCGAAGCCGGCCGAAGAGGAGGAGGACGAAGAGGACGAAGAAATCGTACGTTTGCTAGCACGAttgctactactactaatacttGGCTCACTGGAAAAAAATAAGGAAGAAAACATTTAAAATGATATCTGCTTGAATCGAAAAGATTgataaagtaaaaaatattcaaattcaaaattcgcCATTAAACAAAAGAAAACGCATGTTACAGTATGCCTTCTTTACGGTAATGTACTCTATGTACGTTAACAATGATGTATTGCTGCTACTACTGGATGTTTGAAAGAATTCCATGTGGATGACACGTCAGACTATTTATTGTTGTTCGTAATATTGGGGATTGCGTTGAGCTTCAGCGGACGGTAGATGGTTTTCACAATTCACAATGTTTCAGAAATTTTCTGGCCATCAGTATTCACAAAAATGGTTTCTCTTTTCAACGCATAGGAAGGCCTATATGGTTTGTAATATCATGCTTAACCAACCTCTTTCTACACATAGTGACGAAGGTACGTGTGCTGAAAATTGCCTTAAACGCTGCACTTCTGTTTAGAATACAATTCTACAGTGGTCTATAGTCTCTTATCCTGCAACTTCTATCTATACCTCCTACCAACCGAGACACGAGCAACCGCGGTACTGCGTAGAGGATGCGGTACGACTACAGTAGGAATGGAAAGAgggggttatttgccctatctacatGAAAGActataagctggattgtgagaactaccgagcgaccACTATGCTTACTGAATGCTTACTACA harbors:
- the LOC128741107 gene encoding LOW QUALITY PROTEIN: ornithine decarboxylase antizyme (The sequence of the model RefSeq protein was modified relative to this genomic sequence to represent the inferred CDS: deleted 1 base in 1 codon), giving the protein MSLSSRGYSSSRIKRKENYKPVRSKMPSISFNMREPSISSSSNRASKRTISSSSSSSSSSAGFDSYCVSLAVGPLWWSDVPTLRTDHDRASALKEYNRKTSIDSTTTASSEYIDLDSTESTVDFMNQHEAAVIQEVLNQPAPTHITLKLYVTEQKYSTWETIFSPMDNMLYVNLPSAMSHEASKHSFMSLLEFAEEKLECDGVVLCIRKDRLDRPNLVRTFSFVGFQLVSPKTPLTPPHIEIEQKNEYLFMIYSIEE